In one window of Pseudobdellovibrionaceae bacterium DNA:
- the secE gene encoding preprotein translocase subunit SecE encodes MEETSKKIITVSFLVAAGLAALIVRVLLETAAGAVGFMAKYYALDLVQHGIPVGVGLLTFILLQFNSKVVAWADEVVLEVSKVVWPSQRDTIAGAITACAMLLLAGVVLGLFDWASTTIVGILIK; translated from the coding sequence ATGGAAGAAACCAGTAAAAAGATTATTACAGTGAGTTTCTTGGTCGCCGCAGGTCTGGCTGCGCTCATTGTAAGGGTACTCCTTGAAACAGCCGCGGGAGCGGTGGGTTTTATGGCTAAATACTATGCCCTGGACTTGGTTCAGCACGGAATTCCCGTGGGTGTGGGTCTATTGACCTTCATTCTTCTGCAATTTAACAGCAAAGTGGTCGCTTGGGCCGATGAAGTTGTATTAGAAGTAAGTAAAGTGGTGTGGCCATCTCAGCGCGATACCATTGCCGGAGCCATCACCGCCTGTGCCATGCTATTGCTTGCCGGTGTGGTGTTGGGTCTGTTTGACTGGGCCTCGACAACCATCGTTGGAATACTGATCAAGTAA
- the tuf gene encoding elongation factor Tu, which translates to MSKEKFDRSKPHVNIGTIGHVDHGKTTLTAAISRVLSDTYGGTKFNFDEIDKAPEEKERGITIATAHIEYETQNRHYAHVDCPGHADYVKNMITGAAQMDGAILVVSAADGPMPQTREHILLARQVGVPSIVVFMNKVDQVDDEELLELVEMEIRDLLSKYEFPGDEIPIVKGSALKALEGDTSEIGSQAVLKLMEACDSYIPEPQRDVDKTFLMPIEDVFSISGRGTVVTGRIERGIVKVGEEVEIVGIKDTTKTTVTGIEMFRKLLDEGQAGDNAGCLLRGVKKEDVQRGQVLAAPGTIKPHKKFKCEAYILTKEEGGRHTPFFNGYRPQFYFRTTDVTGVTTLKEGTEMVMPGDRVEMDVELISSIAMEDGLRFAIREGGRTVGAGVVTKIVE; encoded by the coding sequence ATGTCTAAAGAAAAATTCGACCGCAGTAAGCCTCACGTCAACATCGGTACAATCGGCCACGTTGACCACGGGAAAACAACTTTGACAGCGGCGATCTCACGAGTGTTATCTGATACCTACGGTGGTACAAAGTTTAACTTCGACGAGATTGATAAAGCGCCAGAAGAAAAAGAGCGTGGAATTACAATCGCAACTGCGCACATCGAGTACGAGACACAAAACCGTCACTATGCTCACGTGGATTGCCCAGGTCACGCTGACTACGTAAAAAACATGATCACTGGTGCAGCTCAAATGGATGGAGCCATTTTAGTGGTATCTGCGGCTGATGGCCCCATGCCACAAACTCGCGAGCACATCCTCCTAGCTCGTCAGGTGGGAGTTCCCTCAATTGTTGTTTTCATGAACAAAGTGGATCAAGTAGACGATGAAGAACTTCTTGAGCTTGTTGAAATGGAAATTCGCGATCTTTTAAGTAAGTACGAATTCCCCGGCGACGAGATTCCAATTGTTAAAGGCTCCGCACTAAAGGCCCTAGAAGGCGACACAAGTGAAATTGGCTCACAAGCCGTATTGAAACTAATGGAAGCCTGTGACAGCTACATTCCTGAGCCTCAGCGTGATGTGGACAAAACTTTCTTGATGCCAATTGAGGATGTGTTCTCAATCTCTGGTCGAGGAACTGTTGTTACTGGCCGTATTGAGCGTGGAATTGTTAAAGTGGGCGAGGAAGTTGAAATTGTGGGAATTAAAGACACCACAAAGACAACCGTTACTGGAATTGAAATGTTCCGCAAACTCCTCGATGAAGGACAAGCCGGTGACAACGCAGGCTGCTTGCTTCGTGGTGTTAAAAAAGAAGACGTTCAGCGTGGACAGGTTTTGGCTGCGCCAGGAACAATTAAGCCCCACAAGAAATTTAAATGTGAAGCGTATATCTTAACAAAAGAAGAGGGTGGTCGACACACTCCATTCTTTAATGGATATCGCCCACAGTTTTATTTCCGTACAACTGACGTAACTGGCGTGACTACACTTAAAGAAGGCACAGAAATGGTAATGCCTGGCGACCGTGTAGAAATGGACGTTGAGTTGATCAGCAGTATCGCCATGGAAGATGGATTGCGTTTTGCGATTCGTGAAGGGGGACGTACTGTTGGTGCGGGCGTTGTAACTAAGATTGTTGAGTAA